The Paenibacillus sp. FSL R7-0345 DNA segment CTTGTTTACGACAAAGATAGAAGCTTTACCCGCATCATGGGCATAACCGGCAATGTGCTTATCCTGATCGATGATGCCTTCCTGGCCGTTAATGACAACCAGTACAACATCCGCCCGCTCTATAGCACGCATTGCCCGCATAACACTGTATTTCTCCGTACTTTCATAGACCTTTCCGCGCTTACGCATACCTGCTGTATCGATCAGGACATACTTCTGGCCATCCCGCTCAAAAGGAGTATCAATTGCATCGCGAGTGGTTCCCGCTACATCACTGACAATAACGCGTTCTTCACCAAGAATGGCATTCACCAAAGAGGATTTGCCCACGTTTGGACGTCCAATCAGCGCTACACGGATAACATCTTCATCGTATTCTTCATCGGCTTTGTCCGGCAGCTTCTCAACAACCGCATCCAGCAGATCGCCGACACCTGTACCGTGGCTGCCGGAAATTCCGATCGGATCGCCGATACCGAGGCCGTAGAATTCGTAAATATCTTCTGCACGCTTCATATTATCCACTTTATTAATCGCCAGTACGATCGGCTTGCCGGACCGGAACAGAATCTGAGCTACCTCTTCGTCCGCATTTGTAAGTCCGCTCTTGGCCTCACACATGAAAATAATGACATCTGCTTCCTCAATCGCCAGCTCCGCCTGAACCCGGATGGATCTCAGGATGAAATCCTCTCCATCGACCTCAATCCCTCCGGTATCAATCACGCTGAAGGATTTACCGTTCCAATCGGAAATACCGTAAATCCGGTCACGGGTAATTCCCGGTTTATCTTCTACAATGGCCAGTTTATCACCAATCAGCCTGTTAAAAATCGTCGACTTTCCGACGTTAGGCCTGCCTACTATGGCCACAACGGGTCTTGCCATAATCCATTCCTCCTGTCTTCCTTACGTCTCTCATCATAGCAAAAAACATTACAATTGGCTAACTGCCTTGAAAACACAATCGGCGAACCCTCAAATGAGGGCTCGCCGATTACTTTACCCGGTATGACACCACATATAAGAGGACATAAGTCGCCTTATGCAGCATTCTTAGATTGCGGTGCAAAGCTTAATTTAAGGGATTAGTTATTGCCCTTGAATTTATCAAGCTTGTCTCCGAAACGCTCAGCCAATGTGAAGCTGAGGCCTTCGTTGCTAAGCGATACGTTAGGATTGTTCAGCACTTCTTTAGGAGCTCTGTCCTGTCTCTCTCTGCGTTCAGGTCTAGCCGTAGGAGCCGGAGCTTCTTCGGTTTCCTTGATGCTGAGGCTAACACGTTTCTCGGATGGATTGAAGTCCAGAACCTTAACCTGAACCTCTTGTCCTTCTTTAAGCACCTCGTGTGGAGTACCAATGTGCTTGTGGGAAATTTGCGAGATGTGCACAAGGCCTTCTACTCCTGGAAGCAGCTCAACAAATGCGCCGAAGTTTACAAGGCGTTTAACTTCGCCTGTTACTACATCGCCAATGTTGATTTTGCCTGCAGCGGAATCCCAAGGACCTGGAGCAGCAGCTTTGATGCTGAGGCTGATTTTGCCTTTTTCCGGATCAACTTTAAGTACTTTAACAGTAACTTTGTCGCCTTCGGATACAACATCGGATGGTTTCTCAACATGGTTCCAAGCGATCTCGGAAACGTGAACCAGACCGTCAACGCCGCCCACATCAACAAATGCGCCGAATTGGGTCAGACGTTGTACTGTACCTTCGATGACCTGTCCTTCAGTCAGCTCGGACATGATCTTCTGTTTGTTAGCTTCGAATTCTTCTTCCAGCACTTCTTTGGCGGAAAGAATAACCTTGCTGTTCTCACGGTCAAGTTCTTTCACTTTTACGCGAAGTGTGCGGCCTTTATAGTCGCTGAAATCTTCTACGAAGTGACGTTCAACCATGGAAGCAGGAATAAATCCGCGCGCGCCGACATCAGCTACGAGACCGCCTTTGACAACGTCAGCCACAGTAACTTCGAACGCTTCCTGGGAAGCAAAGTACTTCTCAAGATCTTCCCATGATTTTTCGCTGTCAATGGCACGTTTGGAGAGCACAAGGCTTTCCTTGTTGTCGTTGACGCTTACTACTTTGCACTCCACTTCTTGTCCAACTTCTACCGCTGCAGCAGCGTTGTCAAGCTGTACGGAAGAAAGTTCGCGAATCGGAATCACACCGTCGTATTTATATCCAATGCTTACATAAGCTTGGTTATCTTCGATTTTGACGATTGTTCCTTTCACGGTATCGCCTTTTTTCACAGAAATGATTTCCAAACCTTCTTGGCTAGTCACTTCTTCTTCGTTGCTGGCAACAGGTGCAGCGGTTTCCACAGCTTCTGTCGCTTCTACGGCTTCGTTGTTCTCAACATTAGCCGCAGCTTCCTGATTTTTAATTTCTTCAGACATGTGATTACCCTCCTCGATTCAAAACCCCATTTATTTAAACCCGCGTAAGAGCAGGGTTCAAAACAATCACTACCTGTATAACATTTACAGTATTAAAATAGTATGTGCCAAAAAATAGCGGTTATGCCGTTATCCTTAAGCAACTGTAAAAACCTTAAATTTACCGGAATTATCTTACGCTGGGCTTGCCGGTCTTGATCATCTCATGAATCCGTCCCATAATGACATCGGTAACTTCTTCAAGAGAATCACTTCCCGCTCCGTCAAAGGCACTCAGATCAATAGGCTCTCCGTAAATAACGGTCATCCGGCGGAACGGCTTGTAGGAACCGATAATAGCGGCCGGGACAACTGCTGCCCCGCTGCGGAGCGCAAAGCTTGCCGCACCCTTCTTCGCTACTCCTGTATCGGAGTTGCGTGTTCCTTCCGGAAAGATACCCATAATATGTCCGCCGCGAAGCGTATTAAGGGCCGTTTTAATGGATTCTTTGCTTACGCCGCCACGTTTGACAGGGAAAGCGCCCAGCTTCCCGATAAGCCAGCCCAGCACCGGAACTGTAAACAGCTCGGCCTTGGCCATATACTTGACCTGTCGTTTCAGCTTGATCCCGATCGTAATCGGATCGAGCAGGCTGATGTGGTTCGCGCAGAGCAGTACCCCGCCCTCCTTTGGCACATTTTCTTTTCCCACAATTCTAAGCGGGAACAGGATGGCATAAATCAAGCGAAGCAATCCACGGCAAATTACATAAATCATGAATGATTTCTCTCCCCGTCAACATGAGATCTGCAGTGGGAGACAATGGCTTCCACGGCTTGATTGATATCCATAAAGGTCGTGTCCAGAAGAATAGCATCCTCTGCACGGCGCAGCGGTGAGATTTCCCGCCCTTCATCAAGACGGTCACGCGCCGCAATATCGTGTTCAAGCTGCTCGAGTGTCACTGTTTCCGTATCCTTCAGCTCTTTGTAACGCCGGAGAGCCCGTTCCTCCACACTTGCCGTCATGAAAATCTTCACTTCGGCATCCGGCAGTACGGTCGTACCGATGTCACGGCCGTCCATGACTACCCCCTTGCGGAGTGCCATCTGACGCTGCAGATGACTAAGTCTGGCGCGTACCCCTTCAAGCTTGGAGTACTGCGACACCTGGCCGCTGACCTGCAGACTGCGGATATGCGGGGTTACGTCTTCCCCACCCAGCAGCACCTTCTGCACATCCTCCTCCGGAATAAGCTCAATCACCAGGTCCCGGACAATCCGGTCCACCTGACTCTCATCCTCGGGCGGTATGCCTTCACGGAGCATATACCAGGTAATTGCACGGTACATGGCACCGGTATCAACATAAATGTAAGAAAGCTTGTTTGCTACCAATCGGGCAACAGTGCTCTTACCTGCCCCGGCAGGTCCGTCAATGGCGACGTTAATTCTGTCGTAAGTATGTGTACCCTGCCTGTCCAACGGGGCATTCCTCCTCAAACACTCTTTCAGCCGTAAATAAGGCTGGCTGCAAATTCCCGAGGAACCTGCTATATTATCAAGAAAAAAGCAGGCATTGCCTGCGACTTATAAAATTATACCACAGTTTGGAACGCAGTGCAAAACAGCATAATGCGATAATCATCTAAATTTATATGAAAAAATGTTCAGCGGTTGCGGAAATCGAACTGCCGTTCGAAACAATAGCGGATAATTTTTTGCCGTTCGGTATCTGAAATCGACGAGAACTTCAGCATGATCAGGTTGCGGCTGTTGTCAAGCTGCTTCATCCTTACAATCTCCGCCTCAAAATAAGCGTGCTCTATACTGCCGTTGCGGTATGGCAGAAGAATCCAGCAGCTCAGCTTGTCGGCCACCGCAAACTTAACCTTGCCGTCGCTGAGAAAAGAAGTCCCTCCTCCGCCGACATCATCAGTACGGACAAGAACCCGGCTGCCCAGCGCATCCTTGACGGCCAGCTCCAGCTCAGCGCTAACCCGCAAAAAGCTGCGGCGCTGAATTTTGAAGATATCCTCCTCTTCCGGCTTGCGGATTTTGATCATCCGGATCACGTCTTCTTTAAACCCGATCACATGGGTATTGAAATAATTTTTGATGCCGCCTTCAGTCAGAAAATAAACGGAGAGCTCATCCCCCATATACAGCTTTTTCAGCCGGGCTTTCCCGATCTGCATCGGAATTTCAATCAGAATCGCATCATCCTCGATGTCGGCAATTCTGGATCTGTATTCGATCTCAGCTTCCGCGGCATCGCTTGAAGCTACCTGTATGTAAAGATGCTCATTAATTTTGGGATACAATCCGGTCACCGCCACAGAGTTAGTAATTAATCACATTACCGATTATAGCATGGCCTTTTGGCACCGGGTTAGTAAAAGTTACAGAGAAAACAGCTAAATGTCCAGCCGCAAAAAAGAAGGAGGGCTCCCCGCGGAAGCCCTCCTCACTTATTTTATTTATCCTGTGCTCCGGAGGAGGTACGCACCTCTTCCACCGCTTCTTCGTTCCCGTCGGCGGCATTCAGGTAAATCCGGTACTGGGAACCGTTGATTTTGCCCCCGAATTCATAAGTCAGCAGTTCCACCGAATCTTCATTCTCGATCCAGGCAAGCCGGTGGTACAGCTCCCGGAACTCAGGATTCAGATGCGTTCTCGCCTCTGCAAGAGATAAGCCGGGCTTAGGAATCTCCCGCTTGTCCTCATGCTCCTTGGCATAATCGCTGGCCTGAAACCCTGTCGGCTCACCGGTGTCCAGCCCGACGCGGACCGTTATTTTCTCCGGATAGACCAGCACTCCATCCTGGCTGCCCACAAAAGTCAGGTTGCCGAGGTTATCGTATCTGTCAGCGCTGACTGCAGTCATGCCGGGGTACCCCTTTTTGTCCAAAAACTCGCCCGCCTTAACCACTGCCTGTCCAAGGGATACTTTCGCTGCGCCAACCTCCCGGTTATCGTTGTAGCCGATCAGCAATCCGCCCTCTTTGGTGAAATTCATGGTGATAGGCTGCTTATGGCCTGGGCTGGTCACTGTCGCGGTATAGGATGCCCATTCGGTTCCTTTCCCGTTCTCGCGGATTTCCACCTGCCCGTTGCCGCTGATGCCTGCAAGCTTCAATGCCTTGGCCTTGATTTCCTCTGCACTGACCGGCTTGCCGCCGAGCTTCTTCACAGAGCGCTTGTCATAGATACTTGCAACAGAAGGGCCCCAGTCAAGCTCGGGATATGCGGCAACCCGTTTGTCTACGGTCTTGAACCCGTCAATAATCGTATTATCCTCAGCCTTCTCCTCGGTGGCCAGCGCTGTCTCAACATCCATCCAACGCAGCTTTTTGCCGATTACCTTCTGCTGCACCTCCTGCAGATCCTTAGAGATCTCACCGGAGTTTTTGTAGAGGGCCATGAGGTTGGCCATTTCTCCTTCAGTCAAAGGCTTTTTGGTGAAATCACGCACAGCAGCTTTGTATGAAAAGTTGGAGATTTTGGACAGAAACTCCTCGGTTTCACTGAACGGCAGCAGCGTAAGCGGCAGCTGGTTGATTTCATTCTGCGCCTCGCTTGTAAGCCGCCACACATTGACCAGACCTTTGCGGTGCATTCCGTTAGATGCTGAATTTACGGCGAGAGTATTCCCCAGTTCACCATGAAGCCGCTCCACGTGATAAGACAAATCATGAAACGCACGCTGGTACTGGTTTTCCGCCTTGATCAGAATCGAATTTTTCTCCTGGTTCTCCTGATACCCCCAGACCAGCGCTCCAATTAGCAGCAGCGCGGTAAGCGGGAACATTATGGCACTTAATCTTCTGTACATAGGGCTGCAAGACTCCTTTCAGTAGCTTATTGCCGTTAGTTTGACAATAACTGAGAAGAGTTATGCACCCGAAGGGCCCGCAAAAAAAAGAGAATACTTCCAGAGCAGCAGGGTCAGGCCCGCTCCTCAATATCAAAGCCGCTGTTGCTGCTGCACAGGCACTGTTTGAAGCCGGTCTGGACAACCCCTTGTTCCTTGCTGCCTCTCAATATGTAGGATTCGCCACACTGTCTGCAAACAATCCGGACTTTTACACGCAAAAAAGACACCTCTCTCCTCTCTGGAATCCTTGTCAGGAACTTTCCTCGTAGATTTAAGTGTGTCCATCTCTTTTAAAGGTTAACCTCTTCTTCACGTTTCAGAAAACGGAAGGGTGAGCGGCTGTTGGCCAGCGCCACTTTCCCCATGCCTCCATACCACAATACCGCCATCAAAGGCACGATGAACCAGATCCAGTAGTTCGCCGTTGTACTGAGTATGAAATCATAGATTCCATGCCACAGCCAAGGCAGCAGCAGTGAGACCAGCAGGATGCCTCTTGTCCGGGTTCCTTTTGTGAACTTGGCCCGGCCCATGTGATAGCCCATAATAACACCAAACATCGCATGACCCGAGACCGGAAGCAGCGCCCTGATAAACATGGAGCCAAGCGAAGCATGGCTGTACCAGGCATACATCACATTCTCAATTGTTGCAAAGCCGAGCGAGATCGCTACAGCATATAGTATTCCATCATAAGGCTCGTCAAATTCGGTATGATTGTAGATCATATGGTACAGCACAAACCACTTCAGGCACTCCTCGACTCCCGCAGAAATCAGGAAAGAATCCACGTATGCTCCGCCGCCAAGCCCCAGTACCATGCCCCGCTGAATAATCATAACCGGAAAAACAATCAGCAGCCCGAGCAAAAATACCTTGAGGACCATATGCAGCGGTTCCTGGTCATACTTGTCTTTCAAATAGAAAAAAGTCAGCAGTGCAAGTCCAGGTGCTACTGCCGACGTAATAACCGATAACAAAAGCACCCAACTTTCCTCCCCCGAAACTTTCTCCCCAGCACATCTTCACAAAAGGGGCCCGGCTAATGCCCAGGCCCGCTTCCGCTCTTTATTCCTGGCGTTTGAAATGAGTGCACAACAGCCCTATAGCATTCTCAGCCATTACCGTCTTCCCGTATTCGTCCAATACAGC contains these protein-coding regions:
- a CDS encoding flagellar brake domain-containing protein: MYPKINEHLYIQVASSDAAEAEIEYRSRIADIEDDAILIEIPMQIGKARLKKLYMGDELSVYFLTEGGIKNYFNTHVIGFKEDVIRMIKIRKPEEEDIFKIQRRSFLRVSAELELAVKDALGSRVLVRTDDVGGGGTSFLSDGKVKFAVADKLSCWILLPYRNGSIEHAYFEAEIVRMKQLDNSRNLIMLKFSSISDTERQKIIRYCFERQFDFRNR
- a CDS encoding lysophospholipid acyltransferase family protein, whose translation is MIYVICRGLLRLIYAILFPLRIVGKENVPKEGGVLLCANHISLLDPITIGIKLKRQVKYMAKAELFTVPVLGWLIGKLGAFPVKRGGVSKESIKTALNTLRGGHIMGIFPEGTRNSDTGVAKKGAASFALRSGAAVVPAAIIGSYKPFRRMTVIYGEPIDLSAFDGAGSDSLEEVTDVIMGRIHEMIKTGKPSVR
- the prsW gene encoding glutamic-type intramembrane protease PrsW, whose translation is MLLLSVITSAVAPGLALLTFFYLKDKYDQEPLHMVLKVFLLGLLIVFPVMIIQRGMVLGLGGGAYVDSFLISAGVEECLKWFVLYHMIYNHTEFDEPYDGILYAVAISLGFATIENVMYAWYSHASLGSMFIRALLPVSGHAMFGVIMGYHMGRAKFTKGTRTRGILLVSLLLPWLWHGIYDFILSTTANYWIWFIVPLMAVLWYGGMGKVALANSRSPFRFLKREEEVNL
- the cmk gene encoding (d)CMP kinase, giving the protein MDRQGTHTYDRINVAIDGPAGAGKSTVARLVANKLSYIYVDTGAMYRAITWYMLREGIPPEDESQVDRIVRDLVIELIPEEDVQKVLLGGEDVTPHIRSLQVSGQVSQYSKLEGVRARLSHLQRQMALRKGVVMDGRDIGTTVLPDAEVKIFMTASVEERALRRYKELKDTETVTLEQLEHDIAARDRLDEGREISPLRRAEDAILLDTTFMDINQAVEAIVSHCRSHVDGERNHS
- the rpsA gene encoding 30S ribosomal protein S1; the encoded protein is MSEEIKNQEAAANVENNEAVEATEAVETAAPVASNEEEVTSQEGLEIISVKKGDTVKGTIVKIEDNQAYVSIGYKYDGVIPIRELSSVQLDNAAAAVEVGQEVECKVVSVNDNKESLVLSKRAIDSEKSWEDLEKYFASQEAFEVTVADVVKGGLVADVGARGFIPASMVERHFVEDFSDYKGRTLRVKVKELDRENSKVILSAKEVLEEEFEANKQKIMSELTEGQVIEGTVQRLTQFGAFVDVGGVDGLVHVSEIAWNHVEKPSDVVSEGDKVTVKVLKVDPEKGKISLSIKAAAPGPWDSAAGKINIGDVVTGEVKRLVNFGAFVELLPGVEGLVHISQISHKHIGTPHEVLKEGQEVQVKVLDFNPSEKRVSLSIKETEEAPAPTARPERRERQDRAPKEVLNNPNVSLSNEGLSFTLAERFGDKLDKFKGNN
- the ypeB gene encoding germination protein YpeB gives rise to the protein MYRRLSAIMFPLTALLLIGALVWGYQENQEKNSILIKAENQYQRAFHDLSYHVERLHGELGNTLAVNSASNGMHRKGLVNVWRLTSEAQNEINQLPLTLLPFSETEEFLSKISNFSYKAAVRDFTKKPLTEGEMANLMALYKNSGEISKDLQEVQQKVIGKKLRWMDVETALATEEKAEDNTIIDGFKTVDKRVAAYPELDWGPSVASIYDKRSVKKLGGKPVSAEEIKAKALKLAGISGNGQVEIRENGKGTEWASYTATVTSPGHKQPITMNFTKEGGLLIGYNDNREVGAAKVSLGQAVVKAGEFLDKKGYPGMTAVSADRYDNLGNLTFVGSQDGVLVYPEKITVRVGLDTGEPTGFQASDYAKEHEDKREIPKPGLSLAEARTHLNPEFRELYHRLAWIENEDSVELLTYEFGGKINGSQYRIYLNAADGNEEAVEEVRTSSGAQDK
- the der gene encoding ribosome biogenesis GTPase Der, with the protein product MARPVVAIVGRPNVGKSTIFNRLIGDKLAIVEDKPGITRDRIYGISDWNGKSFSVIDTGGIEVDGEDFILRSIRVQAELAIEEADVIIFMCEAKSGLTNADEEVAQILFRSGKPIVLAINKVDNMKRAEDIYEFYGLGIGDPIGISGSHGTGVGDLLDAVVEKLPDKADEEYDEDVIRVALIGRPNVGKSSLVNAILGEERVIVSDVAGTTRDAIDTPFERDGQKYVLIDTAGMRKRGKVYESTEKYSVMRAMRAIERADVVLVVINGQEGIIDQDKHIAGYAHDAGKASIFVVNKWDVVEKDDKTMQNFENTIRDHFLFMTYAPVVFLSALTKQRLQKLLPVVQHVAQQHALRITTHLVNDVVSDAVAINPPPTDKGRRLRINYVTQVAVKPPTIVVFVNDPSLMHFSYERYLENKIRAAFNFEGTPIRLFTRRKSDNEG